Proteins from a genomic interval of Deltaproteobacteria bacterium RBG_16_64_85:
- a CDS encoding 1-(5-phosphoribosyl)-5-[(5-phosphoribosylamino)methylideneamino]imidazole-4-carboxamide isomerase yields MAFQVIPAIDIQGGKAVRLRQGRAEDSTVFDDSPLEVARRFAAAGASQLHVVDLDGAFLGKPVNFDIIRRIVAAVDIPVQVGGGVRNFDIASRYLGAGVSRIILGTTIVRNPEEVLRITKAYPGKVAASVDAKEGRVAIRGWVEVTGVVAVDLARQMEKSGISRFIYTDISRDGMMAGPNFPSIGEFAKGLSTPVIASGGVSTLADVETLRTMENEGVCGVIIGRAMYDGSISLPDVLRLETE; encoded by the coding sequence ATGGCGTTCCAGGTAATTCCGGCGATCGACATCCAGGGGGGCAAGGCGGTCCGGCTCCGCCAGGGGAGGGCCGAGGACTCCACCGTTTTCGACGACTCGCCGCTCGAGGTGGCCCGGCGGTTCGCAGCCGCGGGCGCGTCGCAACTGCACGTGGTGGACCTCGATGGCGCGTTCCTGGGGAAGCCGGTCAACTTCGACATCATCCGGCGGATCGTTGCCGCCGTCGACATCCCGGTGCAAGTGGGCGGCGGGGTGCGGAACTTCGACATCGCCTCCCGGTACCTCGGCGCGGGGGTGTCCCGGATCATCCTGGGGACCACCATCGTCCGCAACCCCGAAGAGGTCCTGCGCATCACGAAGGCGTACCCAGGGAAGGTGGCCGCGTCGGTCGACGCCAAGGAAGGACGGGTGGCCATACGGGGCTGGGTGGAGGTGACGGGAGTGGTCGCGGTCGACCTCGCGCGGCAGATGGAGAAGAGCGGGATCTCCCGGTTTATCTACACGGATATCTCCCGCGACGGCATGATGGCGGGCCCCAACTTCCCCAGCATCGGCGAATTCGCGAAGGGGCTTTCCACCCCCGTGATCGCCTCCGGGGGCGTGAGCACGCTGGCGGACGTGGAAACGCTCAGGACGATGGAGAACGAGGGGGTCTGCGGCGTGATCATCGGGCGCGCGATGTACGACGGCTCCATATCGCTCCCCGACGTACTCCGTCTGGAAACGGAGTGA
- a CDS encoding protein-(glutamine-N5) methyltransferase, release factor-specific — protein sequence MKLSELLDLCRREMAAAGIAGNAEPEILVSALAGIPRSRLLSERDREVGDPAETLHSWISRRAAGEPIQYILGAWDFYGREFLLTRDTLIPRPETEGLVERVIDAWKREDREKGFLLDVGTGCGAIAVTLAAELPSVKVLAADVSPGALRTARENARRHGVAGRVFFLRADATSALKSGDRFDVVVSNPPYVSEGEWSSLPAEVRNFEPPRALLAGEDGLAVLRRLVAEAGEILASRGELWCEIGESQGETVRRLPSGALKFVDVYRDLAGRNRVARWKKR from the coding sequence ATGAAGCTTTCCGAGCTGCTTGACCTTTGCCGCAGGGAGATGGCGGCCGCCGGCATCGCGGGAAATGCGGAACCCGAGATTCTCGTCTCGGCGCTGGCCGGGATTCCGCGCTCGCGTCTTCTCTCCGAGCGGGACCGGGAAGTGGGCGATCCTGCGGAGACGCTGCACTCCTGGATCTCCCGGCGCGCCGCGGGCGAGCCGATCCAGTACATCCTTGGCGCGTGGGATTTCTACGGGCGCGAGTTTCTCCTTACCCGGGACACGCTCATTCCCAGGCCCGAGACGGAAGGGCTGGTCGAACGGGTAATCGACGCGTGGAAGCGGGAGGACCGGGAGAAGGGGTTCCTCCTGGACGTCGGGACGGGCTGCGGCGCGATCGCCGTGACGCTCGCGGCGGAGCTCCCCTCCGTGAAGGTCCTTGCGGCGGACGTCTCCCCCGGGGCGCTCCGGACTGCGAGGGAAAACGCCCGCCGGCACGGCGTTGCCGGCCGCGTCTTCTTCCTGCGCGCGGATGCAACTTCCGCCTTGAAAAGCGGGGACCGTTTTGATGTAGTGGTCTCGAATCCCCCGTACGTCTCTGAAGGAGAGTGGAGTTCCCTTCCCGCGGAAGTGCGAAACTTCGAGCCTCCCAGGGCGCTGCTGGCCGGGGAGGACGGGCTGGCCGTCCTGCGGCGCCTCGTCGCCGAGGCGGGGGAAATCCTTGCCTCCCGCGGCGAACTCTGGTGCGAGATCGGGGAATCCCAGGGTGAAACCGTGCGGCGGCTTCCGTCCGGAGCCTTGAAATTCGTCGACGTGTACAGGGACCTGGCGGGCCGGAACCGCGTGGCGCGCTGGAAGAAGCGCTGA
- a CDS encoding UDP-N-acetylglucosamine 1-carboxyvinyltransferase produces MDIFVIQGGNRLSGTVRVSGAKNATLPLMAASLLAEDPVEIVGAPRLRDISTLAKVLGHMGASVERIDAGEDGRETVRIDPRTVERAEAPYDLVKTMRASVLVLGPLVARYGKARISLPGGCAIGARPIDQHLKGLELMGAKTALVEGYVEVDAGRLSGATVTFDMKTVTGTENLMMAATLARGTTVLKNSAHEPEVCALARALRAMGADIEGEGTDEIVVRGVPALRGIRHEVMPDRIEASTLLLAGAISGGDVTVEGADPSAMGAVLEKLTESGAEVFATPGSVQVRREGPIRSTNVETSPYPGFPTDVQAQFMAYMCLGDGFSIIRESIFENRFMHVAELRRMGARIDVSGNTAAVKGVPTLSGAPLMATDLRASASLVLAGLAAKGATEVLRIYHLDRGYEALENKLSSLGARISRVKE; encoded by the coding sequence TTGGACATCTTCGTCATCCAGGGAGGCAACCGGCTTTCGGGAACCGTCCGGGTCTCTGGGGCAAAGAACGCGACCCTCCCGCTCATGGCGGCTTCGCTCCTCGCGGAGGATCCTGTGGAGATCGTCGGCGCCCCCCGTCTTCGGGATATCTCGACCCTCGCGAAGGTCCTCGGCCACATGGGGGCCTCCGTCGAGAGAATCGACGCGGGGGAGGACGGCCGGGAGACGGTGCGGATCGACCCGCGAACCGTTGAGAGGGCCGAAGCGCCCTACGACCTGGTCAAGACGATGCGCGCCTCCGTTCTCGTGCTGGGGCCGCTCGTCGCCCGGTACGGCAAGGCGAGAATCTCCCTGCCCGGAGGCTGCGCCATCGGCGCCCGCCCAATCGACCAGCACTTGAAGGGCCTGGAGCTCATGGGGGCGAAGACCGCCCTCGTGGAAGGGTATGTCGAAGTCGACGCCGGGAGGCTCTCCGGCGCCACCGTCACCTTCGACATGAAGACCGTGACGGGGACCGAAAACCTCATGATGGCGGCGACCCTGGCCCGGGGCACCACGGTGTTGAAGAACTCCGCACATGAGCCCGAGGTGTGCGCCCTGGCGAGGGCGCTGCGCGCGATGGGGGCGGACATCGAGGGAGAGGGGACCGACGAAATCGTGGTGCGGGGGGTTCCCGCGCTGCGCGGCATCCGGCACGAAGTGATGCCCGACCGGATCGAGGCGTCGACGCTGCTCCTGGCCGGGGCGATCTCCGGGGGAGACGTGACGGTCGAGGGAGCCGACCCCTCCGCGATGGGCGCGGTCTTGGAAAAACTGACGGAGAGCGGGGCGGAGGTCTTCGCCACCCCCGGGAGCGTCCAGGTCCGCCGGGAAGGTCCGATCCGCTCCACAAACGTGGAGACCTCCCCGTATCCGGGGTTCCCCACGGATGTCCAGGCGCAGTTCATGGCGTACATGTGCCTCGGGGACGGGTTCAGCATCATCCGGGAATCGATCTTCGAGAACCGGTTCATGCATGTGGCGGAGTTGCGCCGGATGGGGGCGAGGATCGACGTCTCCGGCAACACCGCGGCGGTCAAGGGCGTGCCGACCCTCTCCGGGGCGCCGCTGATGGCGACAGACCTGCGGGCCTCGGCATCCCTGGTGCTGGCCGGGCTGGCCGCGAAGGGCGCCACCGAGGTGCTGCGCATTTACCATCTCGATCGCGGCTACGAAGCGTTGGAAAATAAGCTTTCCTCCCTGGGGGCCCGGATCTCCCGGGTAAAGGAGTAG
- the hisB gene encoding imidazoleglycerol-phosphate dehydratase (catalyzes the dehydration of D-erythro-1-(imidazol-4-yl)glycerol 3-phosphate to 3-(imidazol-4-yl)-2-oxopropyl phosphate in histidine biosynthesis) produces the protein MPREAQIARRTKETDITLSLRLEGAGDGKISTTVPFLDHMLTLFSRHGGFDLTMAAKGDIQVDFHHLVEDVGICLGEAFRKSLGNMVGITRYAFASVPMIESLANVSVDISARPHLVFHCPMKSEKVGVFDVELVEEFLRAFSQSSGVCVHVNVPYGANTHHTIEAIFKALGRAMSDAVRIDPRVKGVPSTKGVLG, from the coding sequence ATGCCAAGGGAAGCGCAGATCGCCCGCAGGACGAAAGAGACCGACATCACGCTGTCGTTGCGCCTGGAAGGGGCGGGAGACGGGAAAATCTCCACGACCGTCCCGTTCCTCGATCACATGCTCACCCTTTTCTCCCGTCACGGCGGGTTCGACCTTACGATGGCCGCGAAAGGGGACATCCAGGTCGATTTCCATCACCTCGTTGAAGACGTCGGCATCTGCCTCGGGGAGGCGTTCCGCAAGAGTCTCGGGAATATGGTTGGGATTACGCGCTACGCGTTCGCCAGCGTCCCGATGATCGAATCGCTCGCCAACGTCAGCGTGGATATCTCCGCGCGCCCCCACCTCGTCTTTCACTGCCCCATGAAGAGCGAGAAGGTGGGGGTCTTCGACGTGGAGCTGGTAGAGGAATTCCTCCGGGCGTTCTCCCAGTCGTCCGGCGTTTGCGTCCACGTCAACGTCCCCTACGGGGCCAACACCCACCACACCATCGAGGCGATCTTCAAGGCCCTGGGGCGGGCGATGTCGGACGCCGTCCGGATCGACCCGCGAGTCAAGGGGGTTCCCTCCACGAAAGGCGTCCTGGGATGA
- a CDS encoding imidazole glycerol phosphate synthase subunit HisF, whose product MLAKRIIPCLDVKDGRVVKGVNFVNLRDAGDPVEIARRYDEEEADELVFLDITASHERRDILIDVVRRTAEQVFMPLTVGGGVRTITDIRTLLSAGADKVSINTAAVADPGFVRQSAERFGSQCTVVAIDARAVPGRPGKWEVYTHGGRRPSGIDAVEWAARMEELGAGEILLTSMDRDGTRDGYDIPLTRTIVDRVGIPVIASGGVGNLDHLMEGLTAGGADAVLAASIFHYGEYTVGEAKEYLRRRGVPVRPGARGTIRAAAEMQGGADPQP is encoded by the coding sequence ATGCTCGCCAAGCGGATCATCCCGTGCCTGGACGTGAAGGACGGCCGCGTCGTCAAGGGGGTCAACTTCGTGAATCTTCGGGACGCGGGCGACCCTGTGGAGATCGCCCGCCGGTATGACGAAGAGGAGGCCGACGAACTGGTCTTCCTCGACATCACGGCCTCCCACGAGCGGCGGGACATCCTCATCGACGTCGTGCGCCGGACGGCGGAGCAGGTGTTCATGCCCCTGACGGTCGGCGGCGGGGTGAGGACGATCACGGACATCCGGACCCTCCTGTCGGCGGGGGCCGACAAGGTGTCGATCAACACGGCGGCGGTGGCGGATCCCGGATTCGTCCGGCAGTCCGCCGAGCGGTTCGGGAGCCAGTGCACGGTGGTCGCGATCGACGCCCGCGCGGTCCCGGGGCGGCCGGGGAAATGGGAAGTCTACACCCACGGAGGCCGCCGGCCCTCAGGGATCGACGCGGTGGAATGGGCGGCGCGGATGGAAGAGCTCGGAGCAGGAGAGATCCTGCTGACCAGCATGGACCGGGACGGTACGCGTGACGGCTACGACATCCCCCTCACGAGGACCATCGTGGACCGGGTGGGAATCCCGGTAATCGCCTCCGGCGGGGTGGGAAACCTCGACCACCTGATGGAGGGCCTGACCGCGGGCGGGGCGGACGCCGTGCTGGCGGCGTCGATCTTCCACTACGGGGAGTACACGGTGGGAGAAGCGAAGGAATATCTGCGGCGACGAGGGGTGCCGGTGCGGCCGGGCGCCCGGGGGACGATCCGCGCGGCCGCGGAAATGCAGGGAGGCGCGGACCCGCAGCCGTAG
- a CDS encoding DNA primase: MGGRISESTIREIREKTDIVAVVSETVSLARSGSGFKGLCPFHREKTPSFFVHPSRQAFKCFGCGEGGSVFHFLMKARNLSFTEAVEDLGERYGVPIQYEKGPPSKRPGEDLYRILRLAAETYRELLRSSPSGKPAREFLIKRGVTKEAEQEFSLGYGGQGKDLLSVLAREGIETGRAAQAGLLYPQEGGGYRERFRGRVIFPVTDARGRVCGFGARAIHDATPKYLNSPESELYRKSSLLYGLFQSLPAIRNEKKVLVVEGYMDLIGLWQRGVRNVVATCGTSLTEGHARTLKRLSDTVILLFDGDVAGKRSAVRAGAPLYTAGVSPLVLFPPKGMDPDDWAKETTGPEFSDRISRAVPLMETIERAAARKYDLSQITGKLSYLRLMAKYLPWITEPAEQRLYVQRVAQSAGLPEETVLEQLHGKSRAAAAAVPGIPGRPSGGRPEEELLLCLLSRDPSLIEDVRRDGVLEWIEGEEVREAVGLFSRRAEAGGGADLNEVLDGEISDAARRRISEEIFRAEMSAGDARRIYPDVVLGLRIRKLEREIVRLGEESKAAIGTGDQRRAQEIFTELKTAKNEKERLKQERNASVR; the protein is encoded by the coding sequence GTGGGAGGCCGCATCTCCGAAAGCACCATCCGTGAAATACGGGAAAAAACGGACATCGTGGCGGTGGTGTCCGAGACGGTTTCCCTTGCGCGCAGCGGCTCGGGCTTCAAGGGGCTGTGCCCGTTCCACCGGGAGAAAACACCCTCCTTCTTCGTCCACCCGTCCCGGCAGGCGTTCAAGTGCTTCGGATGCGGGGAGGGGGGGTCGGTCTTTCATTTCCTGATGAAGGCGCGCAACCTTTCGTTCACGGAGGCGGTCGAGGATCTCGGGGAGCGGTACGGCGTCCCGATCCAGTACGAGAAAGGGCCCCCTTCCAAAAGGCCCGGCGAGGACCTTTACCGGATCTTGAGGCTGGCGGCCGAAACGTACCGGGAGCTTCTCCGGTCCTCCCCCTCCGGGAAGCCCGCCCGGGAGTTCCTGATCAAGCGGGGAGTGACAAAGGAGGCCGAGCAGGAATTTTCCCTTGGGTACGGCGGCCAGGGGAAGGATCTCCTTTCTGTCCTTGCGCGGGAGGGGATCGAGACCGGCCGCGCGGCGCAGGCGGGACTGCTCTATCCCCAGGAGGGGGGAGGATACAGGGAACGGTTCCGGGGGAGGGTGATCTTTCCCGTCACGGACGCCCGGGGGCGGGTGTGCGGCTTCGGCGCGAGGGCGATCCACGACGCCACCCCGAAATACCTGAATTCCCCGGAGTCCGAGCTCTACCGGAAAAGCTCCTTGTTATACGGGCTCTTCCAGTCTCTTCCGGCCATCCGGAACGAAAAGAAGGTGCTGGTGGTCGAAGGATACATGGACCTCATCGGCCTGTGGCAGAGAGGGGTCCGCAACGTCGTGGCGACGTGCGGGACGTCGCTCACCGAGGGTCACGCCAGGACGCTGAAGCGACTATCGGATACGGTCATCCTACTCTTTGACGGCGATGTCGCCGGGAAGAGGTCCGCCGTCCGAGCGGGCGCGCCTCTGTACACGGCGGGGGTAAGCCCCCTGGTGCTCTTCCCTCCCAAGGGGATGGACCCCGACGACTGGGCGAAGGAGACGACGGGCCCCGAGTTTTCGGACCGGATCTCCCGGGCGGTTCCGTTGATGGAAACGATCGAGCGGGCGGCGGCCCGGAAGTACGATCTTTCCCAGATCACCGGGAAACTGTCCTATCTCCGGCTGATGGCGAAGTACCTCCCGTGGATCACCGAACCCGCCGAGCAGCGGCTTTACGTTCAGCGGGTGGCGCAGTCGGCCGGCCTTCCGGAGGAGACGGTGCTCGAGCAGTTGCACGGAAAAAGCCGCGCCGCGGCCGCGGCGGTGCCCGGCATTCCCGGAAGGCCATCGGGCGGACGGCCCGAGGAGGAACTTCTGCTGTGCCTGCTCTCCCGCGACCCCTCGCTGATCGAGGACGTCCGCAGGGACGGCGTCCTCGAGTGGATCGAGGGAGAGGAGGTCCGGGAGGCGGTCGGCCTGTTTTCCCGGCGGGCCGAAGCGGGCGGCGGCGCGGACCTCAACGAGGTTCTGGACGGGGAGATCTCCGATGCGGCCCGGAGGCGGATCTCCGAGGAGATCTTCCGGGCGGAGATGTCCGCCGGGGATGCGCGGCGGATCTACCCGGACGTGGTGCTGGGCCTGAGGATCCGGAAGCTGGAGCGGGAGATCGTCCGACTGGGGGAAGAGAGCAAGGCGGCGATCGGCACCGGCGACCAGCGGCGGGCGCAGGAGATATTCACGGAATTGAAGACCGCAAAGAACGAGAAGGAGCGGCTGAAGCAGGAACGAAACGCGAGCGTGAGGTGA
- a CDS encoding glutamyl-tRNA amidotransferase, with product MGLKDRLRKDMQKAAKERNPLALSALRMALAEIKNREIEARGELADDAIFKTLASMVKRRRESIELFQKGNRPELAEREQAEIVILSAYLPTGLSEAEVESLAREAIAAAGAKAPSDMGRVMKELMPKVAGRADGKLVSEVVRRLLSG from the coding sequence ATGGGATTGAAGGACCGGTTGCGGAAAGACATGCAGAAGGCGGCCAAGGAGAGGAATCCCTTGGCCCTTTCTGCTTTGCGGATGGCCCTTGCGGAGATCAAGAACCGGGAAATCGAAGCGAGGGGGGAACTGGCCGACGATGCAATCTTCAAGACGCTCGCGTCGATGGTCAAGAGGCGCCGGGAGTCCATCGAATTGTTCCAGAAAGGGAACCGGCCCGAGCTCGCGGAGAGAGAGCAGGCCGAGATCGTCATCCTTTCCGCCTACCTCCCGACAGGGCTCTCCGAAGCCGAGGTAGAGTCCCTCGCGCGGGAGGCGATCGCCGCCGCCGGCGCCAAGGCCCCTTCCGACATGGGCCGCGTGATGAAGGAGCTGATGCCGAAGGTGGCCGGCCGCGCCGACGGCAAACTGGTGAGCGAGGTTGTCCGGCGCCTGCTGTCCGGCTGA
- a CDS encoding imidazole glycerol phosphate synthase, glutamine amidotransferase subunit: MSRTDVIGIVDYGMGNLRSVSKALETLGFPTLVSGSPKELSLCRGIVLPGVGAFRDCMENLARQGLLPFLKDVLRDGRPFLGICLGLQVLFSGSEEFGRHEGIGFFPGRVIRFPAGMTVPGFAAHGHTALKVPHMGWNRVEFTMDHPVLRGVPSGSYFYFVHSYYVRPDEPAVVACRTSYGVDFAAGVGKGNLLAVQFHPEKSQVAGLALLANFGRLCREAA; the protein is encoded by the coding sequence ATGAGCCGGACGGATGTCATCGGCATCGTCGACTACGGCATGGGGAACCTCAGGAGCGTCAGCAAGGCGCTGGAAACCCTCGGATTCCCCACGTTGGTCAGCGGGAGCCCAAAGGAGCTGTCGCTGTGCCGGGGGATCGTCCTGCCCGGCGTTGGCGCATTCCGCGATTGCATGGAGAACCTTGCGCGGCAGGGACTGCTCCCTTTCCTGAAAGACGTTCTCCGCGACGGCAGGCCATTCCTCGGAATCTGCCTGGGACTGCAGGTGCTTTTTTCCGGGAGCGAGGAATTCGGCCGGCACGAGGGGATCGGGTTCTTTCCGGGAAGGGTGATCCGCTTCCCCGCGGGCATGACCGTACCCGGCTTCGCCGCTCACGGCCATACCGCGCTGAAGGTCCCCCATATGGGGTGGAACCGCGTCGAGTTCACGATGGACCACCCGGTGCTCCGCGGCGTCCCTTCGGGGTCTTATTTCTACTTCGTCCACTCCTACTACGTCCGACCGGACGAACCGGCCGTGGTCGCCTGCAGGACGTCCTACGGGGTGGATTTCGCGGCCGGGGTAGGGAAGGGGAATCTCCTGGCGGTCCAGTTCCACCCCGAGAAGAGCCAGGTGGCGGGGCTTGCGCTCCTCGCCAACTTCGGACGGCTGTGCCGCGAGGCGGCGTGA
- a CDS encoding phosphoribosyl-AMP cyclohydrolase, which yields MTADELIAMVKFGDRGLVPVVTQDVSDSTVLMVAWANAAALRSTFETGRASYWSRSRNSLWVKGETSGHFQEVEEVRYDCDVDTLLYRVRQEGPACHTGERTCFYRSAWRRGGK from the coding sequence ATGACGGCGGACGAGTTGATCGCGATGGTGAAATTCGGCGACCGGGGGCTTGTGCCCGTGGTGACGCAGGACGTCTCCGACAGCACGGTGCTGATGGTCGCCTGGGCGAACGCCGCCGCGTTGCGGAGCACCTTCGAGACGGGGCGCGCCAGCTACTGGAGCCGGTCCCGGAACTCCCTGTGGGTCAAGGGGGAGACCTCCGGGCACTTCCAGGAAGTGGAAGAGGTGCGGTACGATTGCGACGTGGACACCCTCCTGTATCGCGTGCGCCAGGAAGGCCCCGCGTGCCATACGGGAGAGCGGACCTGCTTCTATCGGAGCGCCTGGCGGCGCGGAGGGAAATGA
- a CDS encoding histidine triad nucleotide-binding protein, with protein sequence MADECIICKIVRKEVPSQPIYEDHDLVAFPDIRPVAPVHVLIVPKEHMVNLNDVGKNDAGLLGKMLRLSAKIANDKGIADSGYRVVINNGDDGGQIVPHLHFHLIGGKPLEHKIG encoded by the coding sequence ATGGCCGACGAATGCATCATCTGCAAGATCGTCCGGAAGGAAGTGCCGTCCCAGCCGATCTACGAGGACCACGACCTGGTGGCGTTTCCGGACATTCGCCCGGTCGCGCCGGTCCACGTTCTGATCGTACCGAAGGAGCACATGGTCAACCTCAACGACGTGGGGAAGAACGATGCGGGCCTCCTGGGGAAGATGCTGCGTCTCTCCGCGAAGATCGCCAACGACAAAGGGATCGCCGATTCGGGCTACCGGGTCGTGATCAACAACGGGGACGACGGGGGACAAATCGTGCCCCACCTGCACTTCCACCTGATCGGCGGAAAGCCGCTGGAACACAAGATCGGCTGA
- a CDS encoding histidinol dehydrogenase translates to MRGRTESAKVSAVVAEVLSRVRMEGDVALAEYTRRFDGFDPGTKGFAVSQREIDAAWKQAPKALKDSLFLAASRIEAFHRRQAREGYTAELPGVLLGQRVLPVERAGVYVPGGKAAYPSTLLMNAIPARVAGVRDVIATCSAPGGKVPDVVLVASRIAGIARVFRIGGAQAVAALAFGTESVPQVDVIAGPGNAYVTEAKRQVYGVVGIDLLAGPSELAVLADDSARASYVAADLLSQAEHDEDAFVALVTDSRDLSREVEAELLRQAKRLPRREIFSASLARSRGFLVRDLTEGIEVVNAIAPEHLSIMVENPWDALERIRNAGTAFLGPHSPVAVGDYIAGINHTLPTGGAARFSSPLGVSNFLKKMNVVSYQIRALSSDAPHVVRLARKEGLAAHAQAVLERIKGEA, encoded by the coding sequence ATGCGGGGCCGCACCGAGTCGGCGAAAGTCTCCGCGGTGGTGGCCGAGGTGCTCTCGCGCGTGCGGATGGAAGGGGACGTGGCGCTCGCGGAGTACACGCGCCGGTTCGACGGGTTCGACCCGGGAACGAAGGGGTTTGCCGTCTCCCAGAGGGAGATCGACGCCGCGTGGAAACAGGCGCCGAAAGCCCTGAAGGACTCGCTCTTCCTTGCCGCATCTCGCATCGAGGCGTTCCATCGGCGCCAAGCGCGGGAAGGCTACACCGCCGAACTCCCCGGGGTCCTTTTGGGGCAGCGGGTCCTGCCGGTGGAGCGCGCCGGGGTCTATGTGCCCGGCGGGAAAGCGGCCTACCCGTCGACGCTGCTGATGAACGCCATCCCCGCGCGTGTGGCCGGCGTCCGCGACGTGATCGCCACCTGCTCGGCCCCTGGCGGAAAGGTTCCCGACGTGGTCCTCGTCGCTTCCCGGATCGCGGGGATCGCCCGGGTCTTTCGCATCGGCGGCGCCCAGGCGGTGGCGGCGCTGGCCTTCGGCACGGAGTCGGTGCCCCAGGTGGACGTCATCGCCGGGCCGGGAAACGCGTACGTGACCGAGGCGAAGCGGCAGGTCTACGGCGTTGTCGGAATCGACCTGCTGGCGGGCCCCAGCGAGCTCGCGGTACTCGCCGACGATTCGGCAAGAGCCTCGTACGTCGCGGCGGACCTTCTGTCTCAGGCCGAGCACGACGAAGACGCGTTCGTCGCACTGGTGACGGATTCCCGGGACCTCTCGCGGGAGGTGGAGGCGGAGCTCCTCCGGCAGGCAAAAAGGCTCCCGCGCCGGGAGATCTTTTCGGCGTCCCTTGCGCGGTCCCGCGGTTTTCTTGTTCGCGATTTGACGGAGGGGATCGAAGTGGTCAATGCCATCGCGCCGGAGCACTTGAGCATCATGGTGGAGAATCCATGGGACGCCCTGGAGCGGATCCGGAACGCGGGGACCGCTTTCCTGGGCCCGCACAGCCCGGTGGCGGTGGGCGACTACATCGCGGGGATCAACCATACGCTGCCGACGGGAGGGGCTGCGCGGTTCTCCTCCCCCCTGGGAGTCTCGAATTTCCTGAAGAAAATGAATGTGGTATCATATCAAATTCGGGCGCTTTCCTCCGATGCGCCGCATGTCGTAAGACTGGCCCGGAAGGAGGGCCTGGCCGCCCACGCACAGGCCGTTCTGGAACGGATCAAAGGGGAGGCGTAA
- a CDS encoding 30S ribosomal protein S21: MPGVRVKEEEPFESVLKRFKKQCEKAGILSEIRKREHYEKPSVKRKKKALAARKRALKKMKKLSR; encoded by the coding sequence ATGCCGGGCGTCCGCGTGAAGGAAGAGGAGCCCTTTGAGAGCGTACTGAAACGGTTCAAAAAACAGTGTGAGAAAGCCGGTATCCTTTCGGAGATCCGCAAGCGCGAGCATTACGAGAAGCCCAGCGTCAAGCGGAAGAAGAAGGCGTTGGCGGCCAGGAAGCGCGCCTTGAAGAAAATGAAGAAATTGAGCCGGTAG